The Mesorhizobium loti genome includes a region encoding these proteins:
- a CDS encoding NADH:flavin oxidoreductase has protein sequence MRDPRYDILFEPVKIGPVTAKNRFYQVPHCNGGGYRDPSAAAEMRRIKSEGGWGVIFTEQTEMHHTSEITPFIELRLWDDADIPALAKMAKAMHQHGALAGIQLAYSGINGPNLYTKEVPRGPSALPIRTFTNDPVQARAMDKQDIRDLRRWHRNAFKRAKLAGFDLVCLYGAHGFGIIQHFLSTATNQRTDEYGGSLENRSRLMRELIEEGRDAIGDTCGLTLRLSLDEMIGELGFANSEVRDMIEMHADLPDLWDLAHGAWEDCSGPSRFKEEGAQESLVSGIKKLTSKPVVGVGRFTSPDVMVKMIKSGTLDFIGCARPSIADPFLPKKVEEGRIEDIRECIGCNICITGDMTMSISRCTQNPTFMEEWRKGWHPERMQAKGDSDSVLIVGAGPAGLEAARALGLRGYQVAIAEAGTELGGRVARECRLPGLSAWGRVRDYRQYQLSQMSNVDVYFESRLSAEDILAFGFQNIALATGSTWRRDGVARAHVVPMPVDPAMPVYTPDDLMGGTVPTGTVVLFDDDHYYMGGVLAELTARQGAKVTLVTPSAYVSDWTRNTLEQGAIHRRLAELGVEIVLNRTVARIVAGGVVTACAYTGARSDITADAVVLVTSRQQDDGVWQELKARRGEWADSGIRSIKVIGDAEAPGPIAWATYAGHRFARELDEADIGDALPFRREVTALAAE, from the coding sequence ATGCGCGATCCACGCTACGACATTCTGTTCGAGCCCGTGAAGATCGGTCCGGTGACCGCCAAGAACCGCTTCTATCAGGTGCCGCATTGCAATGGCGGCGGCTATCGCGATCCTTCGGCCGCGGCCGAGATGCGCCGCATCAAGTCGGAAGGCGGCTGGGGCGTCATCTTCACCGAGCAGACCGAGATGCACCACACCTCCGAGATCACACCCTTCATCGAGCTCAGGCTGTGGGACGATGCCGATATCCCCGCACTGGCGAAGATGGCCAAGGCCATGCACCAGCATGGCGCGCTGGCCGGCATACAGCTCGCCTATTCAGGCATCAACGGTCCCAACCTTTACACCAAGGAAGTGCCGCGCGGGCCGTCTGCCTTGCCGATTCGGACCTTCACCAACGATCCGGTGCAGGCGCGCGCCATGGACAAGCAGGACATACGCGACCTGCGCCGCTGGCACCGCAATGCCTTCAAGCGTGCCAAACTGGCGGGCTTCGACCTGGTGTGCCTCTACGGCGCGCATGGCTTCGGCATCATCCAGCACTTCCTGTCCACCGCCACCAACCAACGTACGGACGAATATGGCGGCTCGCTGGAAAACCGCTCGCGGCTGATGCGCGAGCTGATCGAAGAGGGCAGGGACGCCATCGGCGACACGTGCGGCCTGACGCTTCGGCTGTCGCTGGACGAGATGATCGGCGAGCTTGGCTTCGCCAATTCCGAAGTGCGCGACATGATCGAGATGCATGCCGACCTGCCCGATCTCTGGGACCTGGCGCATGGCGCCTGGGAGGATTGTTCGGGGCCGTCGCGGTTCAAGGAGGAGGGCGCGCAGGAGAGCCTGGTGTCCGGCATCAAGAAGCTGACCTCGAAGCCGGTCGTCGGCGTCGGTCGGTTCACGTCGCCGGATGTGATGGTGAAGATGATCAAGTCCGGCACGCTTGATTTCATCGGCTGCGCGCGGCCGTCGATTGCCGATCCCTTCTTGCCGAAGAAGGTGGAGGAGGGGCGCATCGAGGACATCCGCGAATGCATCGGCTGCAACATCTGCATCACCGGCGACATGACCATGTCGATCTCGCGCTGCACGCAGAACCCGACCTTCATGGAGGAGTGGCGCAAGGGCTGGCATCCGGAACGCATGCAGGCCAAGGGCGACAGCGACAGCGTGCTGATCGTCGGCGCCGGTCCCGCCGGGCTGGAGGCGGCGCGCGCGCTCGGCCTGCGCGGCTACCAGGTGGCCATTGCCGAAGCCGGCACCGAGCTTGGCGGCCGCGTGGCGCGCGAGTGCCGCTTGCCCGGCCTGTCGGCATGGGGCCGCGTGCGCGACTATCGCCAGTATCAGCTCAGCCAGATGTCCAATGTCGACGTCTATTTCGAAAGCCGGTTGTCGGCCGAGGACATCCTGGCCTTCGGCTTCCAAAACATTGCGCTTGCCACCGGCTCGACATGGCGCCGCGACGGGGTGGCGCGCGCGCATGTCGTGCCAATGCCGGTGGACCCGGCCATGCCGGTCTACACGCCCGACGATCTGATGGGCGGCACTGTGCCGACCGGCACTGTCGTGCTGTTCGATGACGACCACTATTACATGGGTGGCGTTCTGGCCGAGCTGACGGCGCGCCAGGGCGCAAAGGTGACGCTGGTGACGCCGTCGGCCTATGTGTCCGACTGGACCCGAAACACGCTGGAGCAGGGCGCCATCCATCGCCGGCTAGCTGAACTCGGCGTCGAGATCGTGCTGAACCGGACCGTGGCGCGCATCGTGGCGGGCGGTGTTGTCACGGCCTGCGCCTATACAGGCGCCCGAAGCGACATCACTGCTGACGCCGTGGTGCTGGTGACGTCGCGCCAGCAGGACGATGGTGTCTGGCAAGAATTGAAGGCACGGCGGGGCGAATGGGCCGACAGCGGCATCCGCTCGATCAAGGTCATTGGCGATGCCGAAGCGCCGGGCCCGATCGCCTGGGCAACCTACGCCGGCCACCGCTTCGCCCGCGAGCTGGATGAAGCCGATATCGGCGACGCACTGCCCTTCCGCCGCGAGGTCACGGCGTTGGCGGCGGAATAG
- a CDS encoding ANTAR domain-containing response regulator yields the protein MVRTALAVLVIDENRIRAAIIEAGLREAGHERVTVIHDVTGIARRIAEIEPDVIVIDLENPNRDMLENMFQLSRAVKRPIAMFVDRSDQASIEAAVDAGVSAYVVDGMRQERVKPILDMAVSRFNAFSRMARELEEVRGELESRKVIDRAKGILMKSRGLSEEAAYTLLRKTAMNQNRKIGDIAQSLVTAAGLLGPAEDE from the coding sequence ATGGTCCGAACCGCACTCGCCGTCCTGGTGATCGATGAAAACCGCATCCGCGCCGCGATCATCGAGGCGGGGTTGCGCGAGGCCGGCCATGAGCGGGTCACCGTCATCCATGACGTGACCGGCATTGCGCGGCGGATCGCCGAGATAGAGCCGGACGTCATCGTCATCGATCTCGAAAACCCGAACCGCGACATGCTGGAAAACATGTTCCAGCTGTCGCGCGCCGTAAAACGGCCGATCGCCATGTTCGTCGATCGCTCCGACCAGGCCTCGATCGAGGCGGCGGTCGATGCCGGCGTTTCGGCCTATGTCGTCGACGGCATGCGGCAGGAGCGCGTCAAGCCGATCCTCGACATGGCGGTGAGCCGCTTCAACGCCTTTTCGCGCATGGCGCGCGAACTGGAAGAGGTTCGCGGCGAGCTCGAAAGCCGCAAGGTGATCGATCGCGCCAAGGGCATCCTGATGAAGTCGCGCGGCCTGAGCGAAGAAGCCGCCTACACGCTGCTGCGCAAGACGGCGATGAACCAGAACCGCAAGATCGGCGACATCGCCCAGAGCCTGGTGACTGCAGCCGGGCTGCTGGGACCGGCGGAGGACGAATGA
- a CDS encoding ABC transporter substrate-binding protein, with amino-acid sequence MSAEHQITAGFMPLFDSAVLVAAGELGFAAREGIDLKLHRETSWANIRDRIAIGHFHLAHMLGPMPLACNLGLTPLASETIVPFSLGLGGNCVTVSNAAWAGMVAHGAAADLDPARAGAALRALIRERAAAGGDPLRFAVVHPHSGHNYELRYWLAACGIDPEREIEIVIVPPPFMADALAAGRIDGYCVGEPWNSAAVAAGTGHIVTVKAQIWRNSPEKVVGVRKAWADENPEALAALLRALHHSARWCQDPANHGELAALMAQAGFLGLPPAVQMPILTGRLQLGDGAERTIDDFFLPFDKAANFPWKSHALWFYTQMVRWGHVTHTPENFAIARDCYRPDLYRSALKPLGVALPGANSKVEGALRVATAVGATGAGLVLGPDGFFDGQIFDPDEIDAYIAGQESAEIQA; translated from the coding sequence ATGAGCGCCGAGCACCAGATCACCGCTGGCTTCATGCCGCTTTTCGACAGCGCTGTGCTGGTCGCGGCCGGCGAGCTCGGCTTTGCCGCGCGCGAAGGCATCGATCTTAAGCTGCACCGCGAGACCTCCTGGGCCAACATCCGCGACCGCATCGCCATCGGCCACTTCCATCTCGCGCATATGCTGGGACCAATGCCGCTCGCCTGCAATCTCGGGCTGACGCCGCTGGCCTCCGAGACCATCGTGCCGTTCTCGCTCGGCCTCGGCGGCAATTGCGTCACCGTCTCCAACGCCGCTTGGGCCGGCATGGTAGCGCATGGCGCCGCGGCCGACCTCGATCCCGCGCGCGCCGGTGCCGCATTGCGCGCGCTCATCCGCGAGCGCGCTGCGGCCGGTGGCGATCCGCTGCGCTTTGCCGTCGTGCATCCGCATTCCGGGCACAATTACGAGCTGCGCTACTGGCTCGCCGCCTGCGGCATCGATCCTGAGCGCGAGATCGAGATCGTCATCGTGCCGCCGCCCTTCATGGCCGATGCACTGGCCGCCGGCCGGATCGATGGCTACTGCGTCGGCGAACCCTGGAACAGCGCTGCGGTTGCCGCTGGCACCGGCCATATCGTCACCGTCAAGGCGCAGATATGGCGAAACAGCCCGGAGAAGGTGGTCGGCGTGCGGAAGGCCTGGGCGGACGAAAACCCCGAGGCACTGGCGGCGCTCCTGCGCGCGCTGCATCACTCGGCGCGCTGGTGCCAGGATCCGGCCAACCATGGCGAGTTGGCCGCTTTGATGGCTCAGGCCGGCTTCCTCGGCCTGCCGCCGGCCGTCCAGATGCCGATCCTGACCGGCCGTCTGCAACTCGGCGACGGCGCGGAGCGGACGATCGACGACTTCTTCCTGCCCTTCGACAAGGCCGCGAACTTTCCGTGGAAGAGCCATGCGCTGTGGTTCTACACGCAGATGGTGCGCTGGGGGCATGTGACGCACACGCCGGAAAACTTTGCCATCGCCCGCGACTGCTACCGGCCCGACCTCTACCGTTCGGCGCTGAAGCCGCTTGGCGTCGCACTTCCCGGCGCCAATTCGAAGGTCGAGGGCGCGCTCCGTGTGGCCACCGCGGTGGGTGCGACCGGTGCCGGCTTGGTGCTCGGGCCGGACGGTTTCTTCGACGGCCAGATCTTCGATCCCGACGAGATCGACGCCTACATTGCCGGCCAGGAATCCGCCG